The proteins below are encoded in one region of Sporosarcina sp. FSL K6-1508:
- a CDS encoding M42 family metallopeptidase — protein MTTTFDEKRIVELLKRLVETPSPSGYTEKVMGLIAEELDEIGVTHKKTNKGAIIATIEGADSTRHRLLTAHTDTLGAMVKEVKSDGRLKLTMIGGFNWNAVEGEYCLIHTASGKEVRGTILMHQTTVHVYKNAGTAERSAVNIEVRIDEKVTDAAGTRALGIEVGDFVSFDPRFEATDSGFIKSRHLDDKASTALLLGLIRSLKEEGVKLPHTTHFYISNNEEIGYGGNSNIPVETVEYIAVDMGAIGDGQTSDEYTVSICAKDSSGPYHYALTQHLTGLCKEGNIPFKLDIYPFYGSDASAAIRAGFDVKHALFGPGIESSHALERTHIDSLKASAQLLHAYVTSSMMD, from the coding sequence ATGACGACAACATTTGATGAAAAACGTATTGTTGAACTACTAAAAAGGCTTGTGGAGACACCAAGTCCATCAGGTTATACGGAAAAAGTGATGGGGCTGATAGCGGAGGAACTCGATGAAATTGGGGTAACTCATAAGAAAACAAACAAAGGGGCAATCATCGCAACGATTGAAGGGGCAGATTCAACGCGCCATCGCCTGCTTACAGCGCATACCGATACGCTTGGGGCGATGGTGAAAGAAGTTAAGAGCGATGGTCGCTTGAAGTTGACAATGATTGGCGGCTTCAATTGGAACGCGGTTGAAGGAGAATACTGCCTCATTCATACGGCGTCAGGGAAAGAAGTTCGTGGAACAATCCTTATGCACCAGACTACTGTTCATGTTTATAAAAACGCTGGGACTGCAGAACGAAGCGCGGTAAATATCGAAGTTCGTATTGATGAGAAAGTAACCGATGCAGCTGGAACTCGTGCACTAGGTATTGAAGTGGGGGATTTTGTATCATTTGATCCGCGTTTTGAAGCGACGGACAGCGGTTTCATTAAGTCGCGTCATCTTGATGATAAAGCGAGTACCGCGCTGTTGCTTGGTCTGATTCGTTCATTGAAAGAAGAAGGGGTTAAACTTCCGCATACGACGCATTTCTATATATCTAACAATGAAGAAATTGGTTATGGTGGTAACTCTAATATTCCAGTTGAAACTGTTGAGTATATCGCGGTCGATATGGGAGCGATTGGTGACGGGCAAACTTCTGATGAATACACAGTATCTATTTGCGCGAAAGATTCAAGTGGGCCATATCATTATGCGTTGACACAACATTTGACGGGCCTTTGCAAAGAAGGTAACATTCCGTTCAAACTTGATATTTACCCGTTTTACGGTTCGGATGCATCAGCTGCAATTCGAGCGGGCTTTGACGTGAAACATGCATTATTTGGTCCAGGCATCGAATCATCACATGCATTGGAACGGACACATATCGATTCGCTAAAAGCATCAGCACAACTGCTTCACGCATACGTAACTTCATCAATGATGGACTGA
- a CDS encoding two-component system sensor histidine kinase NtrB: MKDSTIVHSRNMFIILFFAPSVTVHLLTSLFLGFYSAMISALIGLFIITVLIALYKSGMNSLTFRIPLIIGYFLYIFISNLVNPDIVNLFYLIFPVALVAIYNITWLNILIMVITGIEVFVLFYLFSPIYKSVDETQLLPNIAFIFSLAVVLCLLYTFRITPEWNNIFKEKKKMDVLLTSKKGYLDLFFEHTEDAIAVLDLDQNIVAINPAFERMYGWKRAECIGHSPRLYPSSEDVTTAERTRKVLEGKSYHFLRTKEMKKDGTVFDAELTLAPIYDAEQKLVATSFIARDITLKLQTEQLEIDTEKLKAIGAIAAGVAHEVRNPMTSIYGFVQMMNADPANPYRTYTEIMSSEINRIDLIVSEFLSLSKPNLKTYSEFHIEILLRGIVTMFETEFKNRSIFCDVQIQKNCSLISGNEDGLKQVFINLFKNACEALLKNGIINVIVTFQDKTVTIIIRDNGPGMNQETLEKLYEPFYTTKNEGTGLGMLITKKIIVDQGGTITVTSKKNIGTETTIILPINH, translated from the coding sequence ATGAAAGATTCGACAATCGTCCATTCACGCAATATGTTTATTATACTTTTTTTTGCTCCTAGCGTCACCGTACATCTTCTCACGTCACTTTTTTTAGGTTTTTATAGCGCAATGATTTCAGCCCTTATCGGATTGTTCATCATTACTGTGCTGATTGCCCTTTATAAATCGGGTATGAATTCTCTTACTTTTCGAATCCCTCTAATAATTGGGTACTTTTTATATATATTTATTTCAAACTTAGTAAATCCTGATATAGTAAACTTATTTTATCTTATCTTCCCTGTCGCCTTAGTCGCAATCTACAATATCACTTGGTTAAACATACTGATTATGGTCATCACGGGTATAGAAGTGTTTGTTTTATTTTACTTATTCAGTCCAATTTATAAATCAGTGGATGAAACTCAATTACTCCCCAATATAGCTTTCATTTTTAGCTTGGCAGTGGTCCTTTGCCTACTATATACTTTCAGAATCACACCTGAATGGAACAATATCTTCAAGGAAAAAAAGAAGATGGATGTTTTGCTCACATCAAAAAAAGGCTATCTCGATCTCTTTTTTGAACATACAGAAGACGCAATCGCCGTACTAGATCTCGACCAGAATATTGTCGCAATCAATCCGGCATTTGAAAGAATGTATGGCTGGAAGCGAGCCGAATGTATCGGTCACTCGCCGCGATTATACCCGAGCTCTGAAGATGTGACAACTGCAGAAAGAACTCGGAAAGTTTTGGAAGGGAAAAGCTATCACTTTCTGCGGACGAAGGAAATGAAGAAAGATGGGACTGTATTTGACGCCGAACTTACATTAGCGCCTATCTATGATGCTGAACAAAAATTAGTGGCTACGTCCTTCATTGCACGTGACATTACACTAAAATTACAAACCGAACAGCTCGAAATCGATACAGAAAAACTAAAAGCAATTGGTGCAATTGCAGCAGGCGTCGCCCACGAAGTGAGAAATCCGATGACATCGATTTATGGCTTCGTCCAGATGATGAACGCTGATCCAGCGAATCCATATCGGACCTACACAGAAATCATGTCCAGCGAAATAAACCGCATTGATTTAATTGTCAGCGAGTTTCTTTCACTATCAAAACCGAATTTGAAAACTTACTCCGAGTTTCACATTGAAATCCTACTTAGAGGCATAGTAACAATGTTCGAAACCGAATTTAAGAATCGCTCAATTTTCTGCGATGTGCAGATTCAAAAAAACTGTTCATTGATAAGTGGCAATGAGGATGGGTTGAAACAAGTCTTCATAAATCTTTTTAAAAATGCATGTGAGGCGCTCCTGAAAAATGGCATTATTAACGTCATTGTCACTTTTCAAGACAAAACGGTTACCATTATTATCCGTGACAACGGTCCGGGGATGAATCAAGAAACGCTAGAAAAACTATACGAACCATTTTATACAACGAAAAACGAAGGCACCGGGCTTGGGATGCTCATTACAAAAAAGATTATTGTCGATCAGGGCGGGACGATAACCGTGACCAGCAAGAAGAATATAGGAACTGAAACGACGATTATATTACCCATAAATCATTAA
- a CDS encoding aldehyde dehydrogenase codes for MNFTAQDVETMIDSQHAFYFSGETRSYAFRKEMLLTLKEAISANEKEITEALHKDLRKSSFESYVTEIGFVLSSISYMIKHLEEWMEDEAVKTPVHLQPAKSFIVREPYGSVLIIGPFNYPFQLVMEPLVGAIAGGNCAIVKPSETSAHTANIVKKMLTEIFPADYIRVVEGEREETDVLIHAPFDYIFFTGSVAVGKVIMKAAAERLTPITLELGGKSPALVDQTADIQKAAERIVWGKFVNTGQTCVAPDYILVHHSVKEKLIKEMVISIRKFYGKDVSESPDYGRIVSDKHFNRLVEIIEKDRAHVISGGSSDRSELFIEPTLLDNVSWNSASMEDEIFGPVLPILTYDNLGEAIYRIRQLPKPLAAYMFTENELAADYFIENLPFGGGCINDTISHVGNVNLPFGGVGSSGMSAYHGKASFDTFTHAKSMMKKSTSIPMNLAFPPYGNKIKIVKPLIR; via the coding sequence TTGAACTTTACTGCACAAGATGTGGAAACGATGATTGATTCCCAGCATGCATTTTACTTTTCAGGCGAAACAAGGAGCTATGCATTTCGTAAAGAGATGCTTTTGACATTAAAGGAAGCGATTAGCGCCAATGAAAAAGAAATCACGGAAGCGTTGCATAAGGATCTCCGCAAAAGTTCTTTTGAATCCTATGTGACGGAAATTGGTTTCGTTCTTTCAAGCATTTCCTATATGATCAAACATCTTGAAGAGTGGATGGAAGATGAAGCGGTGAAGACACCTGTTCATCTGCAACCAGCTAAAAGTTTCATTGTCCGAGAACCATATGGATCTGTATTGATCATTGGACCATTCAACTATCCGTTCCAACTTGTCATGGAGCCGCTTGTCGGGGCGATAGCGGGCGGCAATTGTGCAATTGTAAAACCATCCGAGACCTCTGCTCATACGGCTAATATTGTGAAAAAGATGCTGACGGAAATATTCCCGGCCGACTATATCCGTGTTGTAGAAGGGGAGCGCGAAGAGACAGATGTACTTATCCACGCTCCATTTGACTACATTTTCTTCACAGGCAGTGTAGCTGTTGGGAAAGTTATCATGAAAGCAGCAGCTGAACGGTTAACGCCAATAACACTTGAGCTTGGTGGAAAAAGCCCGGCACTTGTCGATCAAACAGCAGATATACAAAAGGCGGCTGAACGAATTGTCTGGGGAAAATTTGTTAATACAGGACAGACATGCGTTGCGCCGGATTATATACTCGTCCATCATTCCGTCAAAGAAAAACTTATCAAAGAAATGGTCATCTCTATCCGGAAATTTTATGGGAAAGATGTTTCCGAAAGTCCGGACTATGGCAGAATCGTCAGTGACAAACATTTCAATCGGCTGGTTGAAATAATTGAGAAAGACCGTGCACACGTGATTAGTGGAGGCTCTTCTGACCGTTCGGAACTGTTCATTGAACCAACATTGCTCGATAATGTTTCATGGAATAGCGCTTCTATGGAAGATGAAATTTTTGGTCCTGTCTTACCGATTTTGACGTATGACAATCTTGGAGAAGCGATTTATAGAATTCGTCAGTTGCCAAAACCTCTTGCGGCATATATGTTCACTGAAAATGAGCTAGCAGCGGATTATTTCATTGAAAACCTGCCGTTTGGTGGGGGATGCATTAATGATACAATTTCCCACGTAGGCAATGTCAATTTGCCTTTTGGCGGAGTTGGGTCTTCCGGCATGAGTGCATATCATGGCAAAGCAAGTTTTGATACGTTTACACACGCAAAGTCCATGATGAAAAAAAGTACGTCTATACCGATGAATCTTGCATTCCCACCATATGGTAATAAAATAAAAATAGTGAAACCGCTCATCCGATAA
- a CDS encoding Gfo/Idh/MocA family protein, which produces MKKATFAIVGTGIVGERIINQLRDNDAAIIVALFDENKQRLNEMADTYGLFAASSYKEVLALKPDWIYIGTPPVAHAALSIEAIEKGLNVLCEKPLAHDAKDGLVMTSAAKNSEIQTAMHFPLMYSSSVRHMMKLIKEGEIGQIVRIELQTYFPHWPRLWQQNPWIALRKQGGFTREVFPHYLQLMYRMFGQLSITSHQTVYPEDESLAETSVLAIGKTVNDIPVFLNGVSGIGQQEELSYTVYGDEGVLKLRNWSELSIAQKDSPFEILTSFDTVKTLTAECVNAVDGKEALLVSFDEGLEIQKLIDLLLT; this is translated from the coding sequence ATGAAAAAAGCTACATTTGCCATCGTTGGTACGGGAATTGTCGGCGAACGGATTATTAACCAATTGCGGGACAATGATGCTGCAATAATTGTGGCGCTGTTTGATGAAAATAAACAGCGTCTTAACGAGATGGCGGATACATACGGACTATTTGCAGCATCCTCATATAAGGAAGTTCTTGCGCTCAAGCCAGACTGGATTTACATCGGCACTCCCCCAGTGGCACACGCTGCACTTAGCATAGAAGCGATTGAAAAAGGCTTGAATGTCCTGTGTGAAAAACCGCTGGCACATGATGCGAAAGACGGATTAGTCATGACGTCGGCTGCGAAGAACAGTGAAATTCAAACGGCCATGCATTTTCCGCTCATGTATAGTTCGTCCGTCAGACATATGATGAAACTTATTAAAGAAGGTGAAATTGGACAAATTGTTCGAATTGAACTGCAAACTTATTTCCCACATTGGCCGCGTCTATGGCAACAAAACCCGTGGATTGCTTTGCGAAAACAAGGTGGCTTTACAAGAGAAGTATTCCCGCATTATCTTCAGCTTATGTACAGGATGTTTGGTCAGCTTTCAATTACCTCGCACCAAACGGTTTATCCTGAAGATGAATCACTTGCGGAGACGAGTGTCCTTGCGATTGGAAAAACAGTAAATGACATTCCGGTCTTCTTGAACGGTGTTTCGGGAATCGGTCAACAAGAAGAACTGTCCTATACAGTATATGGAGATGAGGGTGTTCTGAAACTGCGCAATTGGTCGGAACTTAGCATTGCACAAAAAGACAGTCCTTTTGAGATATTGACTTCCTTCGATACAGTGAAAACGCTTACGGCTGAGTGTGTTAATGCAGTCGATGGTAAAGAAGCGCTACTCGTGTCATTTGATGAAGGACTTGAAATACAAAAGCTGATTGATCTTCTATTAACGTAG
- a CDS encoding sensor histidine kinase produces MIVFSIVMIVEGLFFERFYRMSKINAIEQNMSRFEDQYKRVESDKHQISRLLGAFMNDNDTSTSILNHRFERTSINPYFLELQTASQTITIRIPTDGMEQGAIPNGIQVGETLVVDGIFMDEDDTIMQPVAIQPDNADPVKGLTRVKGKIKDLMLPEQRSYNPLYQDTLIDEALRDWMPKLEQYESRLQDGSPVQVDWIDNWSGVQYAILIKSLSESENTDRYLFVMTSLQPVGEAVAILKKYFVYLAPVILMLIIILSLIYSRIVSRPLVTLNRAAARLAKLDFTMGPEIHSKDEFGELSRNLNALSQNLDTTLKELTNMNVKLQVEMEEKQQSEQLRKELIANISHELKTPLGIVKGFAEGLQDGVASDKKDRYLNHIVNETDRMNALIMDMLELSKFEVKAIHLTLRSVSMTNLVQNVVDSFSHQLEEKHLQYKLNKVEELFVKADFRRIEQVFSNLMSNAIRHAVEKSVISISIERAYSGKVVTVIENTGLPIAKDDLSRVWDQFYRIERSRDRKSGGTGLGLAIVKHILELHDSEFGVENTHQGVAFSFTLYESRGEPHE; encoded by the coding sequence ATGATTGTTTTTTCAATTGTGATGATTGTAGAAGGTTTGTTTTTCGAGCGGTTTTATCGAATGTCCAAGATCAATGCAATTGAACAGAACATGAGCCGCTTCGAGGATCAATACAAACGGGTTGAATCCGATAAACACCAGATTTCACGACTGCTCGGCGCATTTATGAATGATAATGATACGAGTACTTCCATTTTAAATCATCGGTTTGAACGGACCAGCATAAATCCTTATTTTCTGGAGTTGCAAACAGCCAGTCAGACCATTACAATTCGTATACCCACGGATGGAATGGAGCAAGGTGCTATTCCGAATGGGATTCAAGTCGGCGAAACACTAGTGGTAGACGGTATATTCATGGACGAGGACGATACCATTATGCAACCAGTTGCCATCCAACCGGATAACGCAGATCCTGTAAAGGGGTTAACACGGGTGAAGGGGAAGATAAAGGATCTGATGCTACCTGAACAACGCTCGTATAACCCTCTTTATCAAGATACCCTGATCGATGAAGCTCTTCGGGACTGGATGCCGAAGCTGGAACAATATGAATCTCGTTTGCAAGATGGTTCGCCTGTTCAAGTGGACTGGATAGATAATTGGAGCGGTGTCCAATACGCTATTCTCATTAAATCACTATCAGAGAGTGAAAATACGGATCGTTATTTATTCGTCATGACATCTCTACAACCAGTTGGGGAAGCAGTCGCGATACTTAAGAAGTATTTTGTATATTTGGCGCCAGTCATTCTTATGCTTATCATTATTTTGTCTTTGATTTACTCCAGAATTGTATCCCGCCCGTTAGTTACACTAAACCGTGCTGCCGCGCGTCTTGCCAAGTTAGATTTTACCATGGGACCCGAAATTCATTCGAAAGATGAATTTGGTGAGTTGTCGCGTAATTTGAATGCGTTGTCTCAGAACTTAGATACGACCTTAAAGGAACTTACTAATATGAATGTGAAACTACAAGTGGAGATGGAAGAAAAGCAGCAATCCGAGCAACTTCGTAAAGAACTGATCGCGAACATATCGCATGAATTGAAAACCCCTTTAGGCATTGTGAAAGGTTTCGCAGAAGGGTTGCAGGATGGAGTAGCGAGCGACAAAAAAGATCGTTACCTGAATCACATCGTGAATGAAACAGATCGGATGAATGCATTAATAATGGATATGTTGGAGCTTTCCAAATTCGAAGTCAAGGCCATCCATTTAACGCTTAGAAGCGTATCCATGACAAACCTTGTTCAAAATGTAGTGGATTCGTTTTCTCATCAATTAGAGGAAAAGCATCTTCAATACAAGTTGAACAAAGTAGAAGAACTATTCGTAAAGGCAGATTTTAGACGGATCGAACAGGTCTTTTCAAATTTAATGAGCAATGCCATTCGACATGCTGTGGAGAAGAGTGTCATTTCCATTAGCATCGAGCGGGCATATTCCGGCAAGGTAGTCACGGTGATCGAGAACACTGGACTGCCCATTGCGAAGGACGATTTGAGCCGGGTGTGGGATCAATTCTACCGGATTGAGCGTTCTCGGGATCGTAAATCTGGAGGTACCGGTCTGGGACTCGCGATTGTCAAACATATCCTGGAGCTTCATGATAGCGAGTTTGGTGTGGAGAATACACATCAAGGCGTTGCATTTTCTTTTACCTTATATGAAAGCAGAGGAGAACCCCATGAATAA
- a CDS encoding response regulator transcription factor, producing the protein MKRRILLVEDDMLMREFITDYFKKEQWEVYEAENGRIALEMFDQNSIDLIVLDIMMPEMDGWSVCRRIRKKSDVPIIMITARVEDDDQLMGFELGADEYVTKPFSPRVLVARATALMKRTEGTIGREGDMVTFGDLVVNRMAHTVSVAGNTISLSPKEYDLLLFLIKHYGKVLSREYILNAVWGYDYLGDLRTVDTHVKKLRAKLGAEGRYIGTVIRAGYKFELKT; encoded by the coding sequence ATGAAACGAAGAATATTGTTAGTTGAAGATGACATGCTTATGCGCGAGTTTATAACGGATTATTTCAAAAAGGAACAATGGGAAGTGTATGAAGCAGAGAACGGAAGAATTGCACTCGAGATGTTTGATCAAAATTCCATTGACCTGATTGTTCTGGACATTATGATGCCGGAAATGGATGGGTGGTCGGTATGCAGGCGCATTCGCAAGAAGTCGGACGTACCAATTATTATGATCACGGCAAGGGTGGAAGACGATGATCAATTGATGGGATTCGAGCTTGGTGCTGATGAATATGTGACGAAGCCTTTTAGTCCGAGAGTATTAGTAGCTCGTGCTACCGCATTGATGAAAAGAACGGAAGGGACGATTGGTCGTGAAGGAGATATGGTTACCTTTGGGGATTTAGTGGTGAACAGAATGGCTCATACTGTTTCCGTGGCGGGAAATACGATTTCTCTGTCGCCGAAGGAATACGATTTGCTTCTCTTTCTCATTAAGCACTATGGTAAAGTTTTATCCCGTGAGTATATTCTCAACGCTGTATGGGGGTATGATTATTTAGGTGACTTACGGACAGTAGATACCCACGTTAAAAAATTAAGAGCCAAACTTGGTGCCGAAGGCCGATATATAGGTACCGTCATCCGTGCAGGTTATAAATTTGAGTTGAAAACATGA
- a CDS encoding ISL3 family transposase encodes MSHSNCIKSLLDIQDPNITFDEDCVKEGTYKGKRCKYISGKLSYTPTHCGQCGVKNTNFTVYKNGTQLSRFTLPITGVNPTYLLLQKQRFMCQACQSSFTAKTPIVQMNCFISQNVKAQVTLKSAEAQSLTSIARDCSVSPTTVQRQINEAAKQFIPHYKALLKHLSFDEFKYAKDAIAFEYINAESGNILDILDRRDNFTIKNHFIVNYSLTDRKRVETVTIDMNAGYVSVIKELFPNAKIIIDRFHLVQLINRSMNKCRIQVMNQLKTSSGDDMKKYRRLKRYWKLLLKKHSDLSSVEYKYYSLFGQRTGQSIVDEMLEYDPALKENYELYQELMESISNKDFGALSSCLTNPVPSAISNYMRTSLKTLRKHLPFIENSFIYTYNNGRIEGNNNKIKVLNRVAYGYRNFQNYRKRILLHFRLKPSVKQQEQGQFHFDAA; translated from the coding sequence TTGTCTCATTCTAATTGTATTAAATCTTTACTTGATATTCAAGACCCAAACATTACTTTTGATGAAGATTGTGTAAAGGAAGGAACTTATAAAGGGAAAAGGTGTAAATATATTTCTGGAAAGTTATCATATACCCCCACACATTGTGGACAATGTGGTGTGAAAAACACCAACTTTACAGTCTATAAAAATGGCACACAATTATCTAGATTTACATTGCCCATTACAGGCGTAAATCCGACCTACCTACTACTACAGAAACAACGTTTCATGTGCCAAGCCTGTCAAAGCAGTTTTACTGCTAAAACGCCTATTGTTCAAATGAATTGTTTTATTTCACAAAATGTGAAAGCACAAGTCACACTTAAATCCGCTGAAGCACAGTCACTTACGTCTATCGCAAGGGATTGTTCTGTATCACCAACAACTGTTCAACGTCAAATCAACGAGGCCGCAAAACAATTTATCCCGCACTACAAGGCGCTACTCAAGCACCTTTCTTTTGATGAGTTCAAATATGCAAAAGATGCAATTGCCTTCGAATATATAAATGCGGAATCAGGCAACATATTGGATATCCTAGATCGACGTGACAATTTCACGATTAAGAATCACTTTATTGTGAACTACAGTTTAACGGATCGTAAACGTGTGGAAACCGTAACGATTGATATGAATGCAGGTTATGTAAGTGTGATTAAAGAATTATTTCCAAATGCGAAGATTATCATAGACCGCTTCCATTTGGTTCAGTTGATTAATCGTTCCATGAATAAGTGTCGTATCCAGGTTATGAATCAACTTAAAACGTCTAGTGGAGATGATATGAAGAAATATCGTCGCCTTAAGCGCTACTGGAAGCTATTATTAAAAAAACATTCAGATTTATCCAGCGTAGAATATAAGTATTATTCATTGTTTGGACAACGTACAGGGCAAAGTATTGTAGATGAGATGTTAGAATATGATCCTGCACTAAAAGAGAACTATGAACTTTATCAAGAATTAATGGAATCCATATCAAATAAGGACTTCGGAGCACTATCGTCTTGTTTAACAAATCCTGTTCCATCTGCAATTTCAAATTATATGAGAACAAGCTTGAAAACGTTGAGAAAACATCTTCCATTTATAGAAAACAGTTTTATTTACACCTACAATAACGGAAGAATTGAAGGGAACAACAATAAGATCAAGGTATTGAATCGTGTCGCCTATGGATATAGAAACTTCCAGAACTATAGAAAACGAATTCTGTTACACTTCAGGTTAAAACCATCGGTTAAACAGCAGGAACAAGGACAATTCCATTTTGACGCTGCGTAA
- a CDS encoding MEDS domain-containing protein — MPETSNETANSKMNQLFDDQKHAHLHVLYKYNGMGNYITQLLSYVQDGIVAGDYVILIENSRLYPIIRKELSTRLTKDQMEFIHYVNSLEFYWSSGSYHPPSIADYFSKTVQPYVENKTSFRAWAHVEWATMEEPLHLIKDLEEIVDEAVNLLSFPLICAYEGNKMPDYLKTSLMETHPYVLLEDDFIVSDQYQATNTMK; from the coding sequence GTGCCTGAAACTTCAAATGAAACTGCAAATAGTAAAATGAATCAATTGTTTGATGACCAAAAGCATGCTCACCTTCATGTTCTGTATAAGTATAATGGAATGGGAAATTACATTACACAGCTTTTGAGTTATGTACAAGATGGCATTGTAGCGGGGGATTACGTGATTCTCATTGAAAATTCTCGTCTTTATCCTATTATTCGTAAAGAACTGAGCACACGTTTAACGAAAGATCAAATGGAGTTCATACACTATGTAAACAGTCTAGAATTTTATTGGTCAAGTGGAAGTTATCATCCTCCTTCAATCGCTGATTACTTTAGTAAGACAGTTCAGCCCTATGTGGAAAATAAAACCTCATTTCGAGCATGGGCACATGTCGAGTGGGCCACTATGGAAGAGCCATTGCATCTTATAAAAGATTTAGAGGAAATTGTGGACGAAGCCGTAAATCTGTTGTCGTTTCCATTAATTTGTGCGTACGAAGGAAATAAAATGCCAGACTACCTCAAAACAAGCTTGATGGAAACACATCCCTATGTTCTACTGGAAGATGATTTCATCGTCTCAGATCAATATCAGGCAACGAATACAATGAAATAA
- a CDS encoding cytochrome P450 family protein, with amino-acid sequence MNSIESLKKSLFTKTFTQNPYPAYSMLREEEPVSYVLLPDGQYAWIITRYEDALAALKDQRFIKDFTKLNESDKGHSSIFSQNMLFADMPDHKRLRGLVSKAFTPQMIAGMRERIQEITNELLDELEGLEEVDLITEFAFPLPIIVICEILGIPTEDRDNFRIWSNSMIEGSNGEYAQDIQKHMNDFVQYLGTRFAVARENPGDDLISKLIISEEQGDQLTEQELYGVVSLLIIAGHETTVNLIGNSMLALLEHPEQLVLLQSQPELIHTAVEEVLRYNDPVEFSTSRWAGEDLEFKGKSMSKGDLVIVVLNSANHDPNQFKDPEVFDITREKSKHLAFGKGIHACLGAPLARLEGEIAINSFIKRYPNSKLNVTLNDLEWRSGMIVRGVRKLPINL; translated from the coding sequence ATGAATTCAATCGAATCCTTAAAAAAGAGCTTATTTACAAAAACATTTACTCAAAATCCTTACCCGGCATATTCAATGCTTAGGGAGGAAGAACCTGTTTCTTATGTATTACTTCCGGATGGTCAATACGCTTGGATAATCACAAGATATGAGGATGCGCTTGCAGCATTAAAGGATCAAAGGTTCATTAAAGATTTTACAAAGCTTAATGAGAGCGATAAGGGGCATAGCAGTATTTTTAGCCAAAATATGCTTTTTGCTGATATGCCTGACCATAAAAGACTGAGGGGACTTGTGTCAAAAGCATTCACTCCACAAATGATAGCTGGCATGAGAGAGCGTATACAAGAAATCACCAATGAACTTCTTGACGAACTAGAAGGGTTAGAAGAAGTAGATTTAATTACTGAATTCGCTTTTCCGTTACCGATTATCGTCATTTGTGAAATACTCGGGATACCAACAGAAGATCGGGATAATTTCCGCATTTGGTCTAATTCGATGATTGAAGGATCAAATGGTGAGTATGCACAAGACATCCAAAAACACATGAATGATTTTGTACAATATCTTGGTACAAGGTTTGCGGTTGCTCGTGAAAACCCCGGTGATGATTTAATTAGTAAGTTAATTATTTCTGAAGAACAAGGTGACCAACTAACCGAACAAGAGTTATATGGCGTAGTATCACTTTTAATTATTGCTGGTCACGAAACAACCGTAAATTTAATTGGTAATAGTATGTTGGCCTTATTAGAACATCCTGAACAGTTAGTGTTACTGCAAAGTCAGCCAGAATTAATTCACACTGCAGTAGAAGAAGTTCTTCGCTACAATGATCCAGTTGAATTTAGTACTTCTAGGTGGGCGGGTGAAGATCTGGAGTTTAAAGGGAAATCAATGAGTAAAGGTGATTTAGTTATTGTCGTTCTTAATTCGGCTAACCATGATCCAAATCAATTTAAAGATCCGGAAGTTTTTGATATAACTCGGGAAAAGAGCAAACATTTAGCATTTGGAAAAGGGATTCATGCTTGTCTAGGTGCGCCACTTGCCCGTTTAGAAGGTGAAATTGCAATCAATAGTTTTATAAAGCGTTACCCAAATAGTAAATTGAATGTAACTTTAAATGATCTTGAATGGCGATCAGGTATGATTGTTAGAGGGGTAAGAAAACTACCTATAAACTTGTAA